In Podospora pseudocomata strain CBS 415.72m chromosome 4, whole genome shotgun sequence, the genomic stretch ATGAGAGTCTGCTCGCGAGGGGGacgttgaggagggtgagcgACAACGACACgttcttgttgctgccggACAACATCACGCCGGGGTATGAGCACATCGTCGAGGACGCGGACGAGATTGAGAACATTGTGGCGCCGCACGGGAGGAGGCTGATCGACCTCTACTTTCGGGTAGTGCACCCGGGCTTTCCCATCATTCAACGGAGTGTGTTTTATGAAAAGTACGAGAGGAGCCACCGCGAGTTTTCGCCGCCGTTGCTGGCGGCCGTGTACATCCTGGCCATCAACTGGTGGGAGCACGAGGAGGAGCTAGCGGGGTTGCCGAAGCCGAATGtgagggagctggagaggttggtgaggaccACGTTGGCGGATGCCATGTACAGGCCGAAGCTGTCGACGATACAGGCggggttgctgttgagccAGAGGCCGGAAGGGGATCAGTGGGCGCCGACTGCGCAGCTTGTGGCGGTGGGACAGGAGCTGGGGTTGCATTTGGATTGCACGAACTGGAAGATTCCGccttgggagagggggttgaggaagaggctggcTTGGgctctgtatttgcaggttagtgtttttttgttcttttttttttcttgtttttttttcttgtttttttctttttttcttcttttatATTCattttttgtcttttttttttccattttttttcttctttttcattttttttcattCTCGTAGTGTATGACTTGTATGATATTGACTTGTTGTCCAGGATAAATGGGGCGCCCTCGTCCACGGCCGACCTTCCCACATCTTTGCGTCCAACTGGGCCGTCCAGCCGCTCAACCCCAACGACTTTCCCGACATTGAATGCGACGAGACCGACGCCGAGGAACGGCTCGAGCTTGAGAGGGGTCGGGTCCTTTTCAGGCAAATGGTCCAGCTTTCCCAAATCCTGGCCGAAATCCTGGACACGTTTTACACTTTGCAGGCAACCTCTCAGATCGCCAACGCCGGCCCGCAGGGCACTCAGCTCGTCTTGTCCCTCGCCAAGCCCATccagctcaagctcaaggagtGGTATTCCGCCCTCCCGGCCCTCGTCAGGATGGACTCGACCTTTCAGACCAcaccctcgtcctcttcgggGAGCAGGTTCTCCCCGATCGGCTATCTGCACCTGGCCTACTTTGCAACCGAGATCACGCTCCACCGCCGCATCATCAGGTCCATGTCCGCCCTTCCGGAggacaacaaccccaacacgCCGTCCATCGACCCTTACATCCAGCACATTTGCCGCTCGGCCGCCAAGGCCAGACTCATCTCTGCAATGGATTTTGTCAACCGGCTCACTCCGTCCCACCTGAGGGCGTTTTGGTACTTTGCCTCCAAGACAAACTTTGCGCTGATCGGGACGTTTGGGAGCCTGCTGTGGGGGACGAgcccggggagggaggaggcggagtgGTATAGACGGCGGCTGGGCGAGTACAGGTGGACGCTGAGCGTGTCAAGCAagccgggggaggggacgagCAAGGGGTTGACCGAGTTTGCGATGGGGATGCTGGATATCAGCacggggttgttgaagaagctgccGGAGAAGCCGTTGTTGAGTCGGAGCGGGAGTgaggttgggtttggagggccAGGGGGGGTGGATcaggtgaggaggagcagcttgTTTGCCTTGGGGCATGCGGGGGGGAGTTCGGCGAGTTTGAACAGCatggctgggggtggtgggaggggggacgggaggggggtttaGTTTGGGGATGCAGAGTCCCAGGAGTGAtattggggaggaggagggggaggagatggacagtgaggatgatggggagggggaaggggaagggggggggtatGTGAGTTTTTCGGTTGGGAACTGAGCCTACTTGACGGTTTTGAactgggggggggagaggtcaGACGGGGGTTTCGTGTGTGGATTTTTGAGTTGCGCTCTGCTTTATATGGGGGAGCTCGGGTTCAAGACGGGAATTTCCTGCCATacggggaagaaggaagtGGAGAGTGGTGGTGCGGAGGTGGCAGTCGCCACGACTTCCCATTTGGGAACACACAATATTGGCAGATTTTCAGCTTGACGATGCAGTCAGAGAGCTGGAAACTGCCTTTATCTGATCCCCTCAAAACTTCCGCGGAGATGCAAAGATTGCGCGATGGGGAGCACGCGATCTACCCGCTTTCTACGTGTTCTACTTTTTCTGTACCAACAGGGCAGTTTGTGGGGAATGTCATGTGCCAGCGGGTAATGGCgtcatttttctttttttttcttttttttttttttttgggggtaaggggagggaggaccCTAGGTGCATTAGGTGTGAGGGGAACTGTCACCATCACATGAGAGAGTAAGGGAGggctttttatttttcttttcttggatgATTTGATGAAACACATGTTATGATTCTCTTTTTGATACCCGAGTTCTATATGTTTTTATAGAAGGTTGCGGGTAGGAATTTtctttggttttttttttttggttttttttttttcgaagGGTATCATGgcaagggagggggatggtaAAGATTGATATAACTTGATATGATAGGTAGGAAAGATTAGGATAGACTGACTGGCATGATGTTATGGCAACGATGTTTAGATTTTTATGAAAGAGAGATTGGACTAGAATAGAGAGTCAGTCGTGTTATTGTTACAGTGTTGATTTATTTTCCTGCTCCCAAGGAAAACAAAGATGTTTGCTGACGTGCTAGACTAACTAACttactacctacctacctacctacctacctacctacctacctacctacctacccatccatagcttcttccccttcttttctctcaacCCACAACCTTTTTCGCGAACGCACCCTCAAAAAGCCTGTTCCCCTCAGGCGGACTCCTCAACAGCCCGTTCCTGGGCAGCGCAGGGTTGTTGCAGTAGTCGTCCCTCACGCTGATGCAGACACCGGGCTTGCCGCGGCAGCAGGACAGCAGGATGCAGGCGGAGCCGTACTCGCAGTCGGAGTTGACGGCGCAGCCCTTTGCGCCGCAGACGTCGCCGGCCCAGGCGCAGACGTTGCCTGCCGACTCGGCGGCCTCAGCGCAGAGGCAGAGGTCGGTGTAGTCGTCGATGGTTTCcgggttgggggttgcgCCGTCGGCCGAGCAGAGGTCGCCTGGGGTGTTGCAGGACCAGGGGTTTTGGCAGGTGGAGGCGCAGACGCCGTTTATGCAGCCGGAGGGGCACTATATAGGGTTGGTAAGGggattgggaaggggaagggggtaaGACGTACTACTTTATTGCAGCGACCGCAGTTGTTGGGGTCGTTCTTGTAGACGCAGACGTCACCGCAGAGGTGCTGCTCGGGATCGGCGCACTGGCAGCCGCAGTACTTGTCCTTGACGCCCTCGTAGGTGAGGGCGGCGTTGGCCATGCTGTAGTAGGCCACGTAGGCGGAGGCTAGGTTgcggcaggaggagagggaggactCGGTGCGGAAGCGCTCGTTGCAGCGGTCGAGGAGGCGGGCGGCGAAGCCCGAGTTGCAGGTGGTGAAGGTTTGGGTGCAGTCGGCTGTCGGGTGGGTGGGTTAATATCTCGAACACaaaggaaggagggggggagagagaaaggggtGAAAAAAACTCACTCCAACAGACATCCACCCAGTTACAGGCATCTTCAAACGTCTCGTGCAGCTTTGGCGCGAAataccacctccaccaatcTGTCGGGCCGCATCCGTTGGACGTCACCGGGGGGGCGGGGTCGCGGGTGGTGTAGTCTGCGCCTTTGGGGCAAGTCTTGGTGACGGGGGGGTCGGCGATGACGTCTGGGAGTCGTGGGAGGACGTACAATCCCACCGTGATGCTCGACCGACCCCCGCTGCTCTCGGAAACCTGGACACCACCGTTCTCCTGCCTCTTGGAAAAGACGTGGGAGTGCTTCTTGGTAGGGGGGATACCCCGAGCGTAAAGCTTGCCGTCCTTGACGGCAAACTCAAACTCTAGCCCGTTGATCACACCCGCAGTGGAAAGACCGTCGCACTGGACGGAAAAGACTGTGGTGACGTAGGGCTGGCCCCGTTCATCGCGGAGGGCGGTCTGCCCGTTTGTGCTGCGGAGGACCCAGCCTACTTCCCCGtttttgaagatggcgaggtAGCGGGATGGTCTGTCGCCCCGGCCGGGGAGGCGGACGTCAAAGACGCCTCTGGGGGAGAAGACATTGTTGGGGGGTTCGAAGACGAGGCCTTGGAATTGGTCGTCGGGATCGGTCTCCTCGATGGCGCGGCTGGTGCGCCGGTCGCGGGTGACGGCGAGGCCGTTGGGGGTGAGGTAGGTGAAGTCGCGAGGCCCGTTTGGGTCGACGGCGCAGCGTTCGTACgagggagggatgaggggtCTGTAGCCTGGTCCtcggaggggggtggggagggattcGGCCGACCAGATGGCGTCTttgaaggtgttgagggcGATGGCGTCGGCGGCGACCTCTGCCGTGTTGGCTTCCGAGGCTACGGCGGCGTGGGCGccggtgagggagaagaggagggaaaggagggtgagggacTTCATTGTGAAGAGTGAGAGCCCGGGGCTCGGTCTGGAAGAGAAAAGGATGACCGATGACAACACAGGAGAGGAAAATTGCATCAACGAGGGGGAAGGAAAGAAGGTATAGGTTTTATTCTCTGACTATTCTATCACGGGTACGGAATGGTTGCCATCACGACCGTAGAGTACACGATACAACCAACCTCACTCAAGCTAGCGACCAGCCACTATCCAGAATCCCATATCCCTCGTGCTTACCGGGCCATCGAGCTCACGATGGAGAATCGGTTCAGGGGTGGACCAACGGACCGTATAATATGCCGTGGAATTCGGTGACCAACCTCACTTTCCACTCTTCCAACTTTTCATCCCTGCAGATCTTGCCGACTGTTCAGCAGGTGAGCTGCGGCCCGACTTTCTGCCCAGCATTCCTGAACTATGCTGGTCAGGAAGTATGGAAATATGCAGGAACAGGCGCGTCAGGGAAACTAGTATACAATACAAAACTGCTTCCATTGTATCACCCTCACTCCCGCAACAACAATTCAACAACATTAAAGACGAAACGACCAGGTAGGTATcgagccagccagccagccagcttcaCCCGAGCTTCACCATTCAGATGATAGCCAACCTATGTCTCGGATCGCCATCTTACTGCAAGGTGCACTAGAGAAAATGTCTCACGCATAGAGGAATGAACCACGGAACTGTGGTAATGACGGCATCTCGTCGAACGCCCAACGGTAGCTGTCAAACTACGGAAACGGAGACTGCGGGTTGAGGTTCCTAAGAATGGCTTTCGTAATTAGTTAGCTCTTCCGAATATCTCTGCACTCTTTTGAGGGCCTGTTGGTCATCTTTTGAGTTCCCTTTTCTTAGTCACAGCATGAGTGGTGAGAATAggggcaaaaaggggggcaATGCCAAGACGTCAGTCAACATTGTCACAGTCGTTGGAGGAACCAATGCACGG encodes the following:
- the DAL81_1 gene encoding Fungal specific transcription factor (COG:L; EggNog:ENOG503NVUA): MSTSIAVPRTAPIAIAPKPPAARFPPSRQGSVHHHGHNFDSYGSGFNSPDSGSVLSLNTPPCEACRNRRSECVMGEDTEEHCVACQYSGTECSLVESSGSSSPLGARKRKLNGGDGAEEGRRRSDNRSQRRRQNQHHQQPSVSCTTTSSSLIEDMANFGGPTLLKRTLGLQADRYCQYIGPTTDFEPSLINLSSFDPQDESLLARGTLRRVSDNDTFLLLPDNITPGYEHIVEDADEIENIVAPHGRRLIDLYFRVVHPGFPIIQRSVFYEKYERSHREFSPPLLAAVYILAINWWEHEEELAGLPKPNVRELERLVRTTLADAMYRPKLSTIQAGLLLSQRPEGDQWAPTAQLVAVGQELGLHLDCTNWKIPPWERGLRKRLAWALYLQDKWGALVHGRPSHIFASNWAVQPLNPNDFPDIECDETDAEERLELERGRVLFRQMVQLSQILAEILDTFYTLQATSQIANAGPQGTQLVLSLAKPIQLKLKEWYSALPALVRMDSTFQTTPSSSSGSRFSPIGYLHLAYFATEITLHRRIIRSMSALPEDNNPNTPSIDPYIQHICRSAAKARLISAMDFVNRLTPSHLRAFWYFASKTNFALIGTFGSLLWGTSPGREEAEWYRRRLGEYRWTLSVSSKPGEGTSKGLTEFAMGMLDISTGLLKKLPEKPLLSRSGSEVGFGGPGGVDQVRRSSLFALGHAGGSSASLNSMAGGGGRGDGRGV
- a CDS encoding hypothetical protein (EggNog:ENOG503P7B2) — protein: MQFSSPVLSSVILFSSRPSPGLSLFTMKSLTLLSLLFSLTGAHAAVASEANTAEVAADAIALNTFKDAIWSAESLPTPLRGPGYRPLIPPSYERCAVDPNGPRDFTYLTPNGLAVTRDRRTSRAIEETDPDDQFQGLVFEPPNNVFSPRGVFDVRLPGRGDRPSRYLAIFKNGEVGWVLRSTNGQTALRDERGQPYVTTVFSVQCDGLSTAGVINGLEFEFAVKDGKLYARGIPPTKKHSHVFSKRQENGGVQVSESSGGRSSITVGLYVLPRLPDVIADPPVTKTCPKGADYTTRDPAPPVTSNGCGPTDWWRWYFAPKLHETFEDACNWVDVCWTDCTQTFTTCNSGFAARLLDRCNERFRTESSLSSCRNLASAYVAYYSMANAALTYEGVKDKYCGCQCADPEQHLCGDVCVYKNDPNNCGRCNKVCPSGCINGVCASTCQNPWSCNTPGDLCSADGATPNPETIDDYTDLCLCAEAAESAGNVCAWAGDVCGAKGCAVNSDCEYGSACILLSCCRGKPGVCISVRDDYCNNPALPRNGLLRSPPEGNRLFEGAFAKKVVG